From a region of the Pseudophaeobacter arcticus DSM 23566 genome:
- a CDS encoding type II toxin-antitoxin system YhaV family toxin gives MSGDSVPAQAPLVVNGWSIYAHPLFLDQLEGLTLEVEARKARDPKTWRKKNSTKRLAAIFKLVTEAIPADPGAAAFRQGGTLGDHRKHWFRAKFFQQYRLFYRFNSDAKVIVVAWVNDDKTLRAYGSKTDTYATFKGMLEDGNPPDNFDALLKEAAAADKRFETSLEAAPDR, from the coding sequence ATGAGCGGCGATAGCGTGCCCGCTCAAGCGCCCCTTGTCGTAAACGGATGGTCGATTTATGCGCATCCGCTCTTTCTGGACCAGCTCGAAGGGCTGACCCTGGAGGTCGAGGCGCGTAAGGCACGCGATCCCAAGACCTGGCGCAAGAAGAATTCCACGAAACGGCTGGCCGCCATCTTCAAGCTGGTCACCGAGGCCATACCGGCAGATCCGGGTGCCGCCGCCTTCCGGCAAGGCGGCACACTCGGCGATCACCGCAAGCACTGGTTCCGGGCGAAATTCTTCCAACAGTATCGGTTGTTCTATCGGTTCAACAGCGATGCGAAGGTCATCGTGGTGGCCTGGGTGAACGACGACAAGACCCTGCGCGCCTATGGCAGCAAGACGGATACCTATGCGACGTTCAAAGGGATGCTGGAAGATGGCAACCCACCTGACAATTTTGACGCGCTCCTGAAAGAAGCCGCGGCGGCGGACAAGCGGTTCGAAACTTCCCTTGAAGCGGCGCCCGATCGGTAA
- a CDS encoding DUF3768 domain-containing protein — translation MSMTVQPLPDRPDPTVIAAQNDAFRKLACLGVPPARPIQGRMHVTRALMEAGDGFMAEAVKATGEFATFEPENDPEGWHDFGAVEIRGETVFWKIDLYEADSDFRYGAETPDNPATTMRVLTIMLARDW, via the coding sequence ATGTCCATGACCGTTCAACCCCTGCCAGACCGTCCGGATCCGACCGTGATCGCGGCGCAGAACGACGCGTTTCGCAAGCTCGCATGCCTTGGAGTGCCGCCCGCGCGGCCCATCCAGGGCCGGATGCATGTCACCCGCGCGCTTATGGAGGCCGGTGACGGCTTCATGGCCGAGGCGGTGAAGGCGACCGGTGAGTTTGCCACATTCGAGCCTGAGAATGATCCCGAGGGATGGCACGATTTTGGCGCGGTCGAGATCCGGGGCGAGACCGTGTTCTGGAAAATCGATCTCTATGAAGCAGACTCGGATTTCCGCTACGGGGCTGAGACCCCGGACAATCCCGCCACCACCATGCGCGTGCTGACCATCATGCTGGCGCGCGACTGGTAG
- a CDS encoding DUF6927 domain-containing protein yields the protein MGWLFYTDRRVKTYADEKAEIARLCTSHGDTRKTELVKACKVGSTWYAAARVTNLDGTAVEDATYVTDVDGSITFGAVFLTRYDDGCWGYKDMEESAGPNESRAPLALIGLLSNLKDPDSYAQDWRQRCRDWAAIPDYEEGDKIRLATPVTLTDGSTCQIVTATHYRRGRQKRRCYRIEETGGLVRLSKASLAGSELLSFAKGAASPVLAEYLAGRD from the coding sequence ATGGGATGGCTCTTCTACACCGACCGCCGCGTCAAAACCTACGCGGATGAGAAAGCGGAAATCGCCCGGCTCTGCACCTCTCATGGCGACACGCGCAAAACCGAACTGGTCAAAGCCTGCAAGGTCGGCTCCACCTGGTATGCGGCGGCAAGGGTCACCAATCTCGACGGCACCGCTGTCGAAGACGCGACCTATGTGACCGATGTGGATGGCTCCATCACGTTCGGGGCTGTCTTCCTCACCCGATATGATGACGGCTGCTGGGGCTACAAGGACATGGAGGAAAGCGCTGGCCCGAACGAGTCTCGTGCTCCCCTTGCGTTGATCGGGCTCCTCTCCAACCTGAAAGACCCGGACAGCTACGCCCAGGACTGGCGCCAGCGCTGCCGGGATTGGGCTGCGATCCCGGACTACGAGGAAGGCGACAAGATCAGGCTCGCCACCCCTGTGACGCTCACCGATGGCAGCACTTGCCAGATCGTGACCGCGACGCACTACAGGCGTGGGCGGCAAAAACGCCGCTGCTACCGCATCGAGGAAACCGGTGGGCTCGTACGCCTGTCGAAGGCCTCGCTTGCGGGCTCGGAGCTGCTCAGTTTCGCGAAGGGTGCGGCCAGTCCTGTGCTGGCGGAGTATCTCGCGGGGCGAGACTAG
- a CDS encoding antitoxin PaaA2 family protein encodes MAAEANSYDAWFCAQVQAALEDARSGTSQVQVMQAAQALIDAKREVEAKS; translated from the coding sequence ATGGCCGCTGAAGCGAATTCTTATGACGCCTGGTTTTGCGCGCAGGTGCAGGCCGCGCTGGAGGATGCACGCTCGGGAACATCTCAGGTTCAGGTGATGCAGGCCGCACAGGCATTGATTGATGCGAAACGGGAGGTCGAAGCCAAGTCCTGA
- a CDS encoding type II toxin-antitoxin system PrlF family antitoxin, whose product MTALAQDVSKLTDRYQTTVPAGVRKQLKLGKGDQIRYCTEPSGRVYIEPVRSDEEDPVLGAFLDFVEADIKAHPDRIRAFDGALHDRLAALVGDVDVDLDAPLSLEDE is encoded by the coding sequence ATGACAGCGCTCGCACAAGATGTCTCGAAACTCACGGATCGGTATCAGACGACCGTGCCGGCGGGTGTGCGCAAGCAGCTCAAGCTGGGCAAGGGCGACCAGATTCGCTACTGCACCGAGCCGAGTGGCAGGGTCTATATTGAGCCCGTGCGCAGCGACGAGGAAGATCCTGTGCTCGGCGCCTTTCTCGATTTTGTCGAGGCCGATATCAAGGCGCATCCGGACCGCATTCGGGCGTTCGATGGGGCTTTGCATGACCGTCTTGCAGCACTGGTCGGAGACGTTGACGTCGATCTCGATGCGCCGCTATCGCTCGAGGATGAATGA
- a CDS encoding ParB/RepB/Spo0J family partition protein, whose protein sequence is MTTNFAPLTVAIGDLVPHPANVRSNSPETYDPENIAHLKASIAVLGLLQPILVQKFDGKYAVLAGGRRHAALKELVADKAIKGFTAKTKVDCRLVPEDCDVTTALSLAENVTQAPMNAIDEFEAFARMMEVDGQTPETIAKTFGTTVAAVKGRLRYGLIHPDIRAAARGKVITLDTMKAFAEHPSQEAQREVFEALTKDGGYLQAYTVRQALKSRGVQVSDDIGAFVRVDYEARGGAVAADLLDEHSVLEDAALVETILLEKLGAAAEDARMRLGFAWADAMVRYDYATMADYGRVYPGPIEPDEAAQKRVDEITAELEKLQLEMEDEGLEDGAYNALYERVDALEEEARDLQEAYSAEDLARAGVIASWQGGQITLHIGLVRPEDTVKEEGARGSSANPTGEEAPDAGEITYPASLAEDLKTERAMALGAAMALHPEATLDLTLFKLVSDVLASGMSVTQAIKIDARKEYRSHAKMDEIDETSLEQVAAAHDALDLSWLDDTRPPADQFAAFRALKTGEKAKLVAYATASTTQSCFARDRQRDSLMHAFEIEIMPDIRAHWTPNAALFNRFKKAWLLKILGEDLGLAQEAVTLASSSKKEIVAFCDKLFAEPFATLTDAQRAAVAAWCPPMMQTAGVACDEAEPTAETPEPDSEVAQAA, encoded by the coding sequence ATGACCACGAACTTTGCCCCTCTCACCGTCGCCATCGGCGATCTGGTCCCGCATCCCGCCAATGTGCGCAGCAACTCGCCGGAAACCTATGATCCCGAGAACATCGCGCATCTGAAGGCCAGCATCGCCGTTCTGGGCCTCTTGCAGCCGATCCTGGTCCAGAAGTTCGACGGCAAATACGCCGTGCTGGCCGGTGGCCGGCGGCATGCCGCGCTGAAGGAGCTGGTCGCTGACAAGGCCATCAAGGGCTTCACGGCGAAGACCAAGGTGGACTGCCGCCTTGTGCCAGAAGACTGCGACGTCACCACGGCGCTGTCGCTCGCCGAGAACGTCACCCAGGCGCCGATGAACGCCATTGACGAGTTCGAGGCTTTCGCCCGGATGATGGAGGTCGATGGCCAAACGCCCGAGACGATCGCAAAGACCTTCGGCACCACGGTGGCCGCCGTGAAAGGCCGGTTGCGCTATGGCCTTATCCACCCCGACATCCGCGCCGCGGCCCGGGGCAAGGTGATCACGCTCGACACGATGAAGGCCTTTGCTGAGCATCCAAGCCAGGAGGCGCAGCGCGAGGTCTTCGAGGCGCTCACGAAGGACGGCGGCTATCTGCAGGCCTATACCGTCCGTCAGGCCCTCAAATCCCGCGGCGTGCAGGTCAGCGACGATATCGGGGCTTTCGTGCGCGTGGACTACGAGGCGCGTGGCGGTGCCGTCGCAGCCGATCTGCTGGATGAGCATTCCGTGCTTGAGGATGCGGCTCTGGTCGAGACCATCTTGCTCGAGAAGCTTGGTGCAGCCGCCGAGGACGCCCGTATGAGGCTGGGCTTTGCTTGGGCCGATGCGATGGTCCGCTATGATTACGCGACCATGGCCGATTACGGCCGCGTCTATCCCGGCCCGATCGAGCCTGATGAGGCTGCGCAAAAGCGCGTGGATGAAATCACCGCCGAGCTTGAGAAACTGCAGCTCGAGATGGAGGATGAGGGGCTCGAGGACGGTGCCTACAACGCCCTTTACGAGCGCGTGGACGCCTTGGAAGAGGAAGCCCGCGATCTGCAGGAGGCCTACAGCGCCGAGGACCTCGCCCGCGCTGGTGTGATTGCCTCGTGGCAGGGTGGGCAGATCACGCTCCATATTGGCCTCGTGCGCCCGGAGGACACCGTCAAAGAGGAGGGTGCGCGCGGCTCCTCGGCTAACCCGACTGGGGAGGAGGCCCCAGACGCCGGAGAAATCACCTATCCAGCCTCGCTGGCAGAGGACCTCAAGACCGAGCGGGCCATGGCCCTTGGCGCCGCGATGGCGCTGCATCCGGAAGCCACGCTCGATCTGACGCTCTTCAAGCTGGTCAGTGACGTTCTGGCCAGCGGCATGAGTGTCACACAGGCGATCAAGATCGATGCCCGCAAGGAATACCGCAGCCATGCCAAGATGGACGAGATCGACGAGACCTCGCTTGAGCAGGTGGCGGCGGCGCATGATGCGCTTGACCTCTCCTGGCTCGATGATACCCGCCCGCCCGCCGATCAGTTCGCGGCGTTTCGCGCGCTGAAGACTGGGGAGAAGGCCAAGCTCGTGGCCTATGCCACGGCCAGCACCACGCAGTCCTGCTTCGCGCGGGACCGCCAGCGCGACAGCCTGATGCATGCGTTCGAGATCGAGATCATGCCCGACATCCGCGCCCACTGGACGCCGAATGCGGCGCTCTTCAACCGCTTCAAGAAGGCCTGGCTCCTGAAGATCCTCGGTGAGGATCTGGGTCTCGCCCAGGAGGCTGTGACGCTCGCCTCGTCGAGCAAGAAGGAGATCGTCGCCTTCTGCGACAAACTCTTCGCTGAACCCTTCGCCACGCTCACCGACGCGCAGCGCGCTGCCGTGGCCGCCTGGTGCCCGCCGATGATGCAGACCGCCGGTGTCGCCTGTGATGAGGCGGAGCCCACTGCGGAAACCCCGGAGCCTGACAGCGAGGTCGCGCAAGCGGCCTGA